From a region of the Magnetococcales bacterium genome:
- a CDS encoding FIST C-terminal domain-containing protein gives MNITQHSFQLHAVEHRDRTTFRTQKARLVLVFGAVAFFTARDFMARIREMFPEAVFAGCSTAGEITPTGVQEETCVITAIDFAHTEVRVVAADLERMEDSHRAGLCLGTDLAGADLSGVLIFGTGVRINGSALIEGLTRSIGNDIPVSGGLAGDGGGFERTWVLADKEVSDRKVVAVGLYGRRIGLGHGSFGGWKPFGPCREITRASGNILHEIDGASALSLYRRYLGAHARDLPESGLLFPLEILNENQHSVGLVRTILGIDESSGSLILAGAVAENGYLRLMSASNDDLIAGAREAARSSMRSLDPKTMPGPGLALLVSCVGRKLVMGDRIDDEISAVIDQIGPRFACTGFYSYGEICPKEGMVTCQLHNQTMTVTLLIED, from the coding sequence ATGAACATCACACAACATTCATTTCAATTACACGCCGTCGAACACCGCGACCGGACCACGTTTCGAACACAAAAAGCCAGGCTGGTTCTTGTTTTCGGGGCAGTGGCATTTTTCACCGCCAGGGACTTCATGGCAAGAATCCGGGAGATGTTTCCCGAAGCCGTCTTCGCCGGCTGCTCGACGGCGGGAGAAATCACCCCAACCGGAGTCCAGGAAGAAACCTGTGTCATAACCGCCATTGATTTTGCCCATACGGAGGTCCGGGTCGTGGCTGCGGACCTTGAACGGATGGAAGATTCCCATCGGGCGGGCCTCTGCCTGGGAACGGATCTCGCCGGGGCGGACCTTTCGGGAGTCCTGATCTTTGGAACAGGGGTACGCATCAACGGCAGCGCCCTGATCGAGGGATTGACCCGTTCCATCGGCAACGACATCCCGGTATCCGGGGGCCTGGCGGGAGATGGCGGCGGGTTTGAAAGGACCTGGGTCCTGGCCGACAAAGAAGTTTCCGACCGCAAGGTCGTCGCCGTCGGACTGTACGGACGGAGAATCGGCCTGGGACATGGCTCCTTTGGCGGTTGGAAACCGTTCGGTCCATGCCGCGAGATCACCCGGGCCTCGGGAAACATTCTCCACGAAATCGATGGCGCCTCCGCCTTGTCCCTTTATCGCCGCTACCTGGGAGCGCATGCCCGGGATCTTCCCGAATCAGGGCTTCTTTTTCCTCTGGAAATTCTCAACGAAAATCAACATTCGGTAGGGCTCGTGCGCACCATTCTGGGAATCGATGAATCCTCCGGAAGCCTGATTCTGGCGGGAGCGGTTGCGGAAAACGGCTATCTGCGCCTGATGAGCGCAAGCAATGACGACCTGATCGCGGGGGCCCGGGAAGCGGCGCGCAGCAGTATGCGCAGTCTCGATCCGAAAACGATGCCCGGTCCGGGTCTGGCCCTTCTGGTCAGTTGTGTCGGGCGAAAACTGGTGATGGGTGATCGGATCGACGATGAAATTTCCGCGGTCATCGACCAGATCGGTCCCCGCTTTGCCTGCACCGGCTTTTATTCCTACGGAGAAATCTGCCCCAAGGAAGGGATGGTGACCTGTCAACTGCACAATCAAACCATGACCGTCACCCTTCTGATCGAAGATTGA
- a CDS encoding response regulator, giving the protein MHPLLKNQLRRVLGIERPEDIEGISSILGDLAQHDGLPPPIVGLLTRFGLLLDRVDQSYRQFDRDLDLRARSLELSSQELASANERLREEAALQKSAIAALRETANQLLNNEDHQDLEKDADNLDKLSTLVARIVEERSIAQRDLERQKFALDQHAIVSITDTKATILYANDKFCEISGYSREELIGQNHRLVKSEVHPTTLFQDMWQTITQGKVWHGEVCNRAKDGRHYWVAATIVPLLDPQGRPEQYIAIRTDITLQKTMEAQLLEQRRFLQSITDAMGEGVYCLDEGGHCTFMNPEAQRLLGWTLDEIRHRPFHDVTHYLDSQGNPLPRERCPIMQSVTSGTTYRSENDWFIRRDQTRFPVAIVSVPLMEKTRVTGSVSVFQDISRRMEVINLLQTAKEEAEHASLLKSNFLANMSHEIRTPMNGIIGLSHLLMQTELTPVQRDLLAKIDHSSRSLLGIINDILDFSKIEAGKLTIEHIPFDLTQLLQEITPVIQAKIREKGLELIFDLSSGLPAVLIGDPLRLRQILLNLVANAVKFTEKGTILIAMKEEIKDHETLLVGFKVQDTGIGIPPEKAAQLFQPFVQADSSSTRRYGGTGLGLAICRQLVELMGGSISVESIPGLGSTFHFRLPLKIGQQAPPVQCVPEEMNNTRILVVDDSEAVRSILGDMLRQFGLVVALADSGPSALSHLSTEGSIPAIDVLLLDWHMPDMDGVELLQRMERLGLRRPCTIMMTAHGLEPMRTALGSHRVAAILEKPITPSLLFETLLRVLELPQRDRSIRPAPVPETSPRRSSFGNKRVLLVEDHAINQEVALGLLELMGITATVAGSGEEAVGHLRRHRYDIVLMDIQMPGMDGYQTTEMIRRDLALERLPIIAMTAHAMAGDRERCLAAGMNDHVAKPIDPGILQQVLTRWLDDDATLHPLPFPIIEPIPSLPVIPSDDSIVFPDTIPGIERDLALSNVSGNRVLLHRILRNFADQHAQSDERLREFFSLGQWRDLNHAAHAIKGTAATIGAATLAQIAGEIESIANRPEAIVNDKNAFDALLNRFSTILETVVGGIRAAMEDRGGRNESMPLPDHPAPVDPEQWRLARSLAARLAHLLTGNDPAAEEMAEQLQRLLAGTPMETTCRTVLHHAAAFDFSDAIQALEVLNHTLDHHRKEDHEPPPRK; this is encoded by the coding sequence ATGCATCCATTATTGAAAAATCAGTTGCGACGGGTCCTTGGAATCGAAAGACCGGAAGACATCGAAGGAATTTCATCGATTCTGGGCGATCTTGCACAACATGACGGTCTTCCCCCGCCCATCGTGGGCCTTCTCACGCGCTTTGGCTTGTTACTCGATCGTGTCGATCAAAGCTATCGCCAGTTCGATCGAGACCTCGACCTTCGCGCCCGAAGCCTGGAATTGAGTTCTCAGGAGCTGGCCTCGGCCAATGAACGCCTGCGCGAAGAAGCAGCGCTGCAGAAGTCGGCCATTGCCGCCTTGCGGGAAACCGCCAACCAACTTCTGAACAACGAAGATCACCAGGACCTGGAAAAAGACGCCGACAATCTGGATAAACTTTCCACCCTGGTGGCCCGCATCGTCGAGGAACGATCCATCGCCCAGCGGGACCTGGAACGGCAGAAATTCGCCCTCGACCAGCATGCCATCGTCAGCATTACCGATACCAAGGCGACCATTCTCTACGCCAATGACAAGTTTTGTGAAATCTCCGGCTACTCCCGTGAGGAACTGATCGGTCAAAACCACCGCCTGGTCAAATCCGAGGTCCATCCCACCACACTTTTCCAGGACATGTGGCAAACGATCACCCAGGGAAAGGTCTGGCACGGAGAGGTCTGCAACCGCGCCAAGGACGGTCGTCACTATTGGGTCGCCGCCACCATCGTTCCCCTTCTCGACCCGCAAGGACGTCCGGAACAGTACATTGCCATCCGTACCGACATCACCCTGCAAAAAACCATGGAGGCGCAACTGCTCGAACAACGGCGCTTTCTGCAAAGCATCACCGATGCCATGGGCGAAGGGGTCTACTGTCTCGACGAAGGGGGCCATTGCACCTTCATGAATCCCGAGGCGCAACGGTTGCTCGGCTGGACGCTCGACGAAATCCGCCATCGGCCCTTCCATGATGTCACCCATTACCTGGATTCCCAGGGCAATCCGTTGCCCCGCGAACGGTGCCCCATCATGCAGTCGGTCACCTCCGGCACAACCTATCGTTCCGAAAACGACTGGTTCATCCGTCGCGACCAGACCCGATTCCCCGTCGCCATCGTCTCGGTGCCATTGATGGAGAAAACACGGGTGACCGGATCGGTCAGCGTATTCCAGGACATTTCCCGACGCATGGAAGTCATCAACCTTCTGCAAACCGCCAAGGAAGAAGCGGAACATGCCAGCCTTCTGAAAAGCAACTTTCTCGCGAACATGAGCCATGAAATTCGAACACCGATGAATGGCATCATCGGATTGAGTCATTTGCTCATGCAGACCGAATTGACTCCCGTACAACGAGATCTTCTTGCCAAGATCGATCATTCATCGCGCAGTCTCCTCGGCATCATCAACGATATTCTCGATTTTTCCAAGATCGAGGCGGGAAAGTTGACGATCGAACACATTCCGTTCGACCTGACGCAACTGTTGCAGGAAATCACACCCGTCATCCAGGCGAAAATCCGGGAAAAAGGACTGGAGCTGATCTTCGATCTGAGTTCGGGACTGCCCGCGGTATTGATCGGCGACCCCCTGAGACTGCGTCAGATTCTCCTCAACCTGGTGGCAAACGCGGTCAAGTTCACCGAAAAGGGGACCATCCTGATCGCCATGAAGGAAGAGATCAAGGATCATGAAACCCTGCTGGTGGGATTCAAGGTTCAGGATACCGGGATCGGTATTCCCCCGGAAAAAGCGGCACAACTTTTTCAGCCTTTCGTCCAGGCGGACAGTTCCTCCACCCGGCGCTATGGAGGAACCGGACTGGGCTTGGCCATCTGCCGTCAACTGGTCGAATTGATGGGGGGAAGCATCTCCGTCGAAAGCATTCCCGGGTTGGGCAGCACCTTCCACTTTCGGCTTCCCCTGAAAATCGGACAACAGGCCCCCCCCGTGCAGTGCGTCCCCGAGGAAATGAACAACACCCGAATTCTCGTTGTGGACGACAGCGAAGCGGTACGCTCGATCCTGGGCGACATGCTGCGACAATTCGGCCTGGTGGTCGCATTGGCCGACAGTGGTCCGTCGGCCCTGTCGCATCTATCGACCGAAGGGTCCATTCCCGCCATCGATGTGCTCCTGCTCGACTGGCACATGCCCGACATGGACGGAGTCGAACTGTTGCAACGAATGGAGCGTCTCGGACTGCGCCGCCCATGCACGATCATGATGACCGCCCACGGACTCGAACCCATGCGCACAGCCCTGGGAAGTCATCGGGTCGCCGCCATCCTGGAAAAACCGATCACCCCTTCATTACTGTTCGAAACCCTGTTGCGTGTCCTCGAACTGCCGCAGAGGGATCGGTCCATCCGTCCGGCCCCCGTCCCGGAAACTTCTCCACGAAGATCATCGTTCGGCAACAAAAGGGTACTTCTGGTCGAGGACCACGCCATCAACCAGGAGGTCGCTCTGGGTCTGCTCGAATTGATGGGCATCACCGCCACCGTGGCGGGCAGCGGCGAGGAAGCGGTTGGGCACCTGCGGCGCCATCGATACGATATCGTTTTGATGGACATCCAGATGCCCGGCATGGATGGCTATCAGACGACCGAAATGATCCGAAGGGACCTGGCCCTTGAACGGTTGCCGATCATCGCCATGACGGCGCACGCCATGGCGGGAGACCGGGAACGTTGTCTCGCCGCCGGCATGAACGATCATGTGGCCAAACCCATCGATCCGGGCATTCTGCAACAGGTACTGACCCGTTGGCTCGACGATGATGCGACCCTCCACCCCCTCCCTTTTCCAATCATTGAACCCATCCCTTCGCTACCCGTCATCCCCAGCGACGACTCCATCGTTTTTCCCGACACCATTCCCGGCATCGAACGGGACCTGGCCCTGTCGAACGTCAGCGGCAATCGGGTTCTCCTGCACAGGATATTGCGCAATTTTGCCGACCAGCACGCACAAAGCGATGAACGTCTTCGGGAGTTCTTTTCCCTGGGGCAGTGGCGTGATCTCAACCATGCGGCCCACGCCATCAAGGGAACGGCCGCCACCATCGGCGCGGCAACCCTGGCGCAAATCGCCGGGGAAATCGAATCGATCGCCAATCGGCCCGAGGCAATCGTGAACGACAAGAATGCCTTCGACGCCCTGCTGAATCGATTCTCGACGATATTGGAAACGGTCGTCGGCGGAATTCGCGCCGCCATGGAAGATCGTGGAGGAAGAAACGAATCGATGCCGCTCCCGGATCACCCCGCCCCTGTCGATCCCGAACAATGGCGCCTGGCCCGTTCGTTGGCGGCCCGACTGGCACACCTGTTGACCGGAAACGATCCCGCCGCGGAAGAAATGGCGGAACAATTGCAGCGTCTTCTGGCAGGCACTCCCATGGAAACGACATGCCGAACCGTTCTCCATCATGCCGCCGCCTTCGATTTCTCCGATGCCATCCAGGCACTTGAGGTCCTGAATCACACACTCGACCATCACAGAAAGGAGGACCATGAACCGCCTCCCAGGAAATGA
- a CDS encoding transporter substrate-binding domain-containing protein produces MNRLPGNEAKSFIRRLLFQEPMRFLLPMIFLCAPPVALAEVITLRADSWCPYNCDPESDRPGILIEIAKEILGPAGHSIDYRLMPWSRTLNEVLKGNISGAVGVIPSEAPELIYGANPLAYDKPGFAFNKGMEFSYRGPSSLDPFRIAVIRDYHYDDGEIDAYLQAHQTDSTRIQPNAGDNAGMANLKKLLSHRVDLVLDSHDVLAHLVHRHHLGQKVELYAIDRWTGIHIGFSPVKPESRNLANLLSSGIPSLRRQGRLAEIFARYGLSDRQEP; encoded by the coding sequence ATGAACCGCCTCCCAGGAAATGAAGCGAAATCCTTCATCCGGCGTTTACTCTTCCAGGAACCGATGCGTTTTCTTCTTCCGATGATCTTCCTGTGCGCTCCTCCAGTGGCATTGGCGGAGGTCATCACCCTGCGGGCCGACTCCTGGTGTCCCTATAATTGCGACCCGGAATCGGACCGGCCAGGCATCCTCATCGAAATCGCCAAGGAGATTCTTGGTCCCGCCGGTCATTCCATCGATTACCGGCTCATGCCGTGGAGCCGAACCCTGAACGAGGTTCTCAAGGGGAACATTTCCGGAGCGGTCGGCGTCATCCCTTCGGAAGCCCCCGAACTGATCTATGGCGCCAATCCGCTTGCCTACGACAAACCCGGCTTTGCCTTCAACAAGGGAATGGAATTTTCCTATCGCGGTCCATCCTCGCTTGATCCCTTCAGAATCGCGGTCATCCGGGATTATCATTACGACGACGGCGAAATCGATGCCTATTTGCAGGCCCATCAAACCGATTCCACCCGCATCCAGCCCAACGCCGGCGATAATGCCGGGATGGCCAATCTGAAAAAATTATTGTCCCACCGCGTAGACCTTGTCCTCGACAGTCATGATGTCCTCGCGCATCTGGTGCATCGGCATCACCTTGGACAAAAGGTCGAACTTTACGCGATCGATCGGTGGACAGGAATCCATATTGGTTTTTCTCCCGTCAAACCCGAATCCCGGAACCTGGCCAACCTTCTGTCCTCCGGTATTCCATCCCTGCGTCGGCAGGGAAGACTGGCTGAAATCTTCGCCCGCTATGGCCTTTCGGATCGTCAGGAGCCATGA
- a CDS encoding HAMP domain-containing protein — protein MNHPIIPGMRRSLIVTFTLLMLACALVLIPLLTGFQIWKVYLRELNHQQETLLAMGDAFRHPLEVAVWNEDSVSIEAQLGSIVRFPGIARARLTTDIGGATEGTIFSAGMPSTGGKRLFIRLHEPHEVANRRILGELELEANRSVLNEKLTNEAYEIVILASFQVLCLSLLLTIAVRHLVSKRIALLARQVERLGDNLEYQPLSEAESPDELGLLAQGINRMQLHLQHNFTEMKLLNDQIQQHRDRLEVLVQERTTALTVANQELAAARLSAEMANRIKSDFLANISHEIRTPMNAMVGFAHLMLQSELTPRQHENMQKIDDAIGNLMKILGDLLDFSKIDAGELAVHPVPFNLMEILGTLHRHALAKGLKKGLNVNLDAATDLPRTLIGDPVRLGQIMRHLVENAIKFTSQGAIQLVVRGDITPDHVFHLDFSVRDTGIGIGEEQMAHLFQPFSQVDGSSTRRFGGTGLGLAICRHLLELVGGDIRVESVPGVGSTFFVRIPYPVCTMEHPMLVPESPNAPPDEERFASGKIPCPAAGKVLPPEAATVAQAEILMDRLEFLMQSADPEAGDWARKLADLLSTTTVSSKANVVFQLANDFDFDEAINALGSLRRLLTESSRV, from the coding sequence ATGAACCATCCGATCATTCCAGGAATGCGCCGCTCCCTGATCGTCACGTTCACTTTGTTGATGCTGGCGTGTGCCCTCGTTCTCATCCCGTTGTTGACCGGCTTTCAGATATGGAAGGTTTATCTTCGTGAACTCAACCATCAACAGGAAACCCTCCTGGCCATGGGTGATGCCTTCCGTCATCCCCTGGAGGTTGCGGTCTGGAATGAAGATTCGGTCAGCATCGAGGCCCAACTGGGCAGCATCGTCCGTTTCCCAGGAATCGCCCGCGCCCGTTTGACGACCGATATTGGAGGCGCCACCGAAGGGACGATTTTTTCCGCCGGGATGCCGTCCACCGGGGGAAAACGACTCTTCATCCGCCTGCATGAGCCTCATGAGGTTGCCAATCGACGCATTCTGGGCGAACTCGAACTGGAGGCGAACCGATCGGTCCTCAACGAAAAACTGACGAATGAAGCCTATGAAATCGTCATCCTGGCATCGTTTCAGGTCTTGTGTTTAAGTCTGCTTCTGACCATTGCCGTGCGCCATCTGGTTTCAAAACGGATCGCCCTTTTGGCGCGTCAGGTCGAGCGACTCGGTGACAATCTGGAGTACCAGCCCCTGTCGGAGGCCGAAAGTCCCGATGAACTGGGACTCCTGGCCCAGGGGATCAACCGGATGCAACTGCATCTGCAACACAATTTCACCGAAATGAAACTGTTGAACGATCAGATCCAGCAGCATCGGGATCGACTGGAGGTTCTGGTTCAGGAACGAACCACCGCCTTGACAGTGGCCAATCAGGAATTGGCCGCGGCCCGGTTGAGCGCCGAAATGGCCAATCGCATCAAAAGCGATTTCCTGGCCAACATCAGCCATGAAATCCGTACCCCGATGAATGCCATGGTCGGATTCGCCCATCTGATGCTGCAATCGGAACTGACACCGCGACAACACGAAAACATGCAAAAAATTGACGATGCCATCGGCAATCTGATGAAAATTCTTGGGGATCTGCTTGATTTCTCGAAGATCGACGCGGGAGAACTCGCCGTCCATCCCGTTCCCTTCAACCTGATGGAAATTCTCGGGACATTGCATCGTCATGCCCTGGCCAAGGGGCTCAAGAAAGGACTGAATGTCAATCTCGATGCAGCGACAGATTTGCCCCGAACCCTGATCGGTGATCCCGTGCGACTGGGACAGATCATGCGCCATCTGGTCGAAAATGCCATCAAGTTTACCAGCCAGGGTGCCATCCAGCTGGTCGTCCGGGGCGACATCACCCCGGATCATGTTTTTCACCTTGATTTTTCGGTACGGGATACCGGAATCGGGATTGGTGAAGAACAAATGGCGCACCTGTTCCAGCCCTTTTCCCAGGTCGATGGTTCGTCCACGCGCCGGTTTGGTGGAACGGGACTGGGACTGGCCATCTGCCGGCATTTGCTGGAGCTGGTCGGCGGAGACATTCGTGTCGAAAGTGTACCCGGAGTTGGCAGCACCTTTTTCGTGCGGATTCCCTATCCTGTCTGTACCATGGAACATCCCATGCTCGTTCCGGAATCGCCCAACGCACCTCCGGACGAGGAACGCTTTGCCAGCGGCAAGATCCCTTGCCCGGCAGCCGGAAAAGTCCTTCCTCCGGAGGCGGCAACCGTCGCCCAGGCAGAAATTCTCATGGACCGTTTGGAATTTCTGATGCAATCGGCCGATCCCGAAGCGGGAGACTGGGCGCGGAAACTGGCGGATCTTCTTTCCACGACCACGGTATCCAGTAAGGCGAATGTGGTGTTTCAACTGGCCAACGATTTTGACTTCGACGAAGCCATCAACGCACTCGGATCTCTGCGTCGGCTGTTGACGGAGTCGTCCAGGGTTTGA
- a CDS encoding two-component system response regulator: MEAKKTHILLVDDELINLKVLSNLLHESYSISVAKDGPQALARIDTGPLPDLILLDVMMPDMDGLEVCHRLKQNAATADIPIIFVTALGQPHNETRGFEAGAIDYITKPISPPVVQARIRTHLALIETRRALREHNLELERLVALRTREVVHTQDVTIRAMASLAETRDNETGNHIRRTQHYVRALARQLSTHPAHASFLDERTIELLFKSAPLHDIGKVGIPDAILQKPGKLTAEEFAIMKKHPELGKGAILAAEEDPEQNPISFLRFAREIAFSHHEKWNGSGYPLGLSENDIPLSARLMALADVYDALISRRVYKPPFSHEKAVEIIMDGGDRHFDPDVLAAFLAQEETFKKIAATFNDIPGQHKTP, from the coding sequence ATGGAAGCGAAAAAAACACACATCCTGCTCGTCGATGACGAATTGATCAACCTCAAGGTCCTGTCCAACCTTCTCCACGAATCCTATTCCATCAGCGTCGCCAAGGATGGACCCCAGGCCCTGGCGCGAATCGACACCGGTCCTCTTCCCGACCTGATCCTCCTCGATGTCATGATGCCCGACATGGACGGACTGGAGGTCTGCCACCGTCTGAAACAAAACGCCGCCACCGCCGACATACCGATCATCTTCGTGACCGCCCTGGGACAGCCACACAATGAAACCCGTGGCTTCGAAGCCGGGGCGATCGACTACATCACCAAACCGATTTCACCTCCGGTCGTGCAGGCGCGAATCCGGACCCATCTTGCCCTGATCGAAACCCGACGCGCCTTGCGCGAACACAATCTGGAATTGGAACGTCTGGTCGCCTTGAGAACCAGGGAGGTGGTGCATACCCAGGATGTGACCATTCGCGCCATGGCCTCGCTTGCCGAAACCCGCGACAATGAAACCGGAAACCACATCCGCAGGACGCAACACTATGTGCGGGCCCTGGCGCGGCAACTGAGTACACATCCCGCGCATGCCTCCTTCCTGGATGAGCGCACCATCGAGCTGCTCTTCAAATCGGCGCCACTGCATGACATCGGCAAGGTCGGCATCCCCGACGCCATCCTGCAAAAACCGGGAAAACTGACGGCGGAAGAATTCGCGATCATGAAAAAACATCCCGAATTGGGCAAGGGGGCCATCCTGGCCGCGGAAGAAGATCCCGAACAAAACCCGATCTCATTTCTCCGTTTCGCCCGGGAAATCGCCTTCAGTCATCATGAAAAATGGAACGGTTCCGGATACCCCCTGGGACTCTCGGAAAACGACATTCCCTTGTCGGCCCGTCTCATGGCCCTGGCGGATGTCTATGATGCCCTGATCAGCCGCCGGGTCTACAAACCCCCATTTTCACACGAAAAGGCCGTCGAAATCATCATGGACGGCGGCGACCGCCATTTCGATCCCGATGTCCTGGCCGCCTTCCTGGCCCAGGAAGAAACCTTCAAAAAGATCGCCGCCACCTTCAATGACATTCCGGGACAACACAAAACACCCTGA
- a CDS encoding GGDEF domain-containing protein produces MSVSLSNRRTRNINPLLFARHPTDLQEEIEDYKRETIRLSRVYDLHRKLGETLDLDSMLEAFSRWLSPRIDHDLVAYRHSGRGRNPAACSCHGPHRQKLLEVALRLLEDPEDSEARDRVEGLGLFFQRWSLDEEGNESLLLMHRLDVSRGHGNLEEVESVLDDLRVPLERALVYEDLYEQARKDALTGLVNRRVFMERAEQERIQADRYGAPLVLGCLDLDYFKEINDTLGHGEGDEVLRRVSRTFSNIIRDADLLARTGGDEFALVLPNTSLHNAHGLMNRICESVRGLDIGVTEGKRLGVSIGLAQWEKGDSLASWWEKADAALYRAKSGGRSQVAT; encoded by the coding sequence ATGAGCGTATCGCTTTCGAATCGCCGGACGCGGAACATCAATCCGCTGCTGTTTGCAAGGCATCCGACCGATCTACAGGAGGAGATCGAGGATTATAAAAGGGAAACCATTCGCCTTTCGCGGGTGTACGACCTGCATCGCAAGTTGGGCGAAACGTTGGATCTGGATTCGATGTTGGAGGCGTTTTCACGTTGGCTGTCACCCAGGATCGACCATGATCTGGTGGCCTATCGTCATTCGGGAAGGGGACGAAATCCTGCCGCGTGTTCCTGCCATGGTCCGCACCGACAGAAATTGTTGGAGGTGGCGCTGCGTTTGTTGGAGGACCCGGAGGATTCCGAGGCGCGGGATCGGGTGGAGGGGCTTGGGTTGTTTTTTCAGCGGTGGAGTCTTGATGAGGAAGGCAACGAAAGCCTGTTGTTGATGCATCGGCTCGATGTTTCCCGCGGTCATGGCAATCTGGAGGAGGTCGAGTCGGTTCTCGATGATTTGCGTGTTCCACTGGAGCGGGCCTTGGTCTATGAAGATTTGTACGAGCAGGCGCGCAAGGATGCCCTGACGGGGTTGGTGAACCGGAGGGTATTCATGGAACGGGCGGAACAGGAGCGGATCCAGGCGGATCGGTATGGGGCGCCGCTGGTCCTGGGCTGTCTGGATTTGGATTATTTCAAGGAGATCAACGATACTCTGGGACATGGCGAGGGGGATGAGGTGTTACGCAGGGTATCGCGTACCTTTTCCAACATCATTCGCGATGCCGACCTGTTGGCGCGAACGGGTGGGGATGAATTTGCACTTGTGTTACCCAATACGTCGTTGCACAACGCCCATGGACTCATGAATCGAATCTGCGAGTCGGTGCGGGGGCTTGACATTGGGGTGACGGAAGGGAAAAGGTTGGGGGTGAGCATTGGTCTGGCCCAATGGGAAAAGGGGGATTCCCTGGCGTCCTGGTGGGAAAAGGCGGATGCCGCCTTGTATCGCGCCAAATCGGGGGGGCGGTCCCAGGTGGCCACCTGA
- the nth gene encoding endonuclease III codes for MDHENIIALFSALREANPEPKGELHSETPFQHLVAVVLSAQSTDVAVNRVTKALFRAAPTPEDMVALGEEGIAALIRTLGLFNAKARHLLGLSRILVERYGGAVPDDRILLEALPGVGRKTANVVLNVCFGHPTVAVDTHVFRLSRRLGLAQGNRPLTVERELLEKIPGEFLRHAHHWLILHGRYVCTARKPGCHRCIIARWCLRIGLGEEGKNLPSSSSSWQQLPD; via the coding sequence ATGGACCACGAAAATATCATCGCATTGTTTTCCGCCTTGAGGGAAGCCAATCCGGAACCGAAAGGCGAATTGCATTCCGAGACCCCTTTTCAACATCTGGTGGCGGTGGTGTTGTCGGCGCAGTCTACCGATGTTGCGGTCAATCGGGTAACCAAGGCTCTTTTTCGCGCCGCGCCCACGCCCGAGGATATGGTGGCCTTGGGGGAAGAGGGGATTGCCGCCCTGATTCGCACCCTGGGACTGTTCAATGCCAAGGCGCGGCATCTTCTGGGGTTGAGTCGGATCCTTGTCGAGCGGTATGGTGGCGCCGTTCCCGACGATCGAATCCTCTTGGAAGCATTGCCGGGGGTGGGGCGGAAAACGGCCAATGTCGTCCTGAATGTCTGTTTCGGTCATCCGACCGTGGCGGTGGATACGCATGTTTTTCGTTTGTCCCGGCGGTTGGGCCTTGCCCAGGGAAACCGGCCCCTGACGGTCGAGCGGGAATTGCTCGAAAAAATTCCCGGGGAATTTCTCCGTCACGCCCATCATTGGCTGATCCTTCATGGGCGTTATGTTTGTACGGCGCGGAAGCCCGGATGCCATCGATGTATCATCGCCCGATGGTGTCTCCGGATCGGCCTTGGGGAAGAGGGGAAAAATCTGCCGTCATCATCAAGTTCGTGGCAACAATTGCCGGATTGA